From one Danio rerio strain Tuebingen ecotype United States chromosome 19, GRCz12tu, whole genome shotgun sequence genomic stretch:
- the LOC137489785 gene encoding uncharacterized protein isoform X3 yields the protein MHLKCFCFNCFLMEDCYGLMLQEKMARWDISPGQEITYNYDVSEWPWRNKVTSDTEIQTSTSLSCAGQKTGTQKVTSDTEIQTSTSLSCAGENGGTQKVTSDTEIQTSTSLSCAGENGGTQKVTSDTGIQTSTSFSCAGDNTGTQKINVTSDTEIQTSTSLSCAGDNTGTQKICKLYVISVAVSSLDKCASCSGPYNAFKWVRVKCKIILKSSENYARRKTKTMVS from the exons ATGCACTTGAAGTGTTTTTGTTTCAACTGCTTTTTAATGGAAGACTGTTATG GGTTGATGCTGCAAGAGAAGATGGCTCGTTGG GACATCAGTCCAGGGCAAGAGATCACTTATAACTATGATGTTTCAGAATGGCCATGGAGGAACAAG GTGACCTCTGACACTGAAATCCAGACCAGTACTTCACTTAGCTGTGCAGGACAGAAAACTGGAACACAGAAG GTGACCTCTGACACTGAAATCCAGACCAGTACTTCACTCAGCTGTGCAGGAGAAAATGGTGGAACACAGAAG GTGACCTCTGACACTGAAATCCAGACCAGTACTTCACTCAGCTGTGCAGGAGAGAATGGTGGAACACAGAAG GTGACCTCTGACACTGGAATCCAGACCAGTACTTCATTCAGCTGTGCAGGAGACAATACTGGAACACAGAAAATAAAT GTGACCTCTGACACTGAAATCCAGACCAGTACTTCACTCAGCTGTGCAGGAGACAATACTGGAACACAGAAG atttgtAAACTTTATGTAATATCAGTAGCTGTGTCAAGCTTGGATAAATGTGCCAGCTGCAGTGGGCCCTACAATGCATTCAAGTGGGTTAGGGTAAAATGTAAAA TCATTCTCAAATCTTCTGAAAATTACGCAAGAAGAAAAACAAAGACCATGGTCTCCTGA
- the LOC137489785 gene encoding uncharacterized protein isoform X2: MTNLKNHLLGRGVFSSSHYRKEDFLVEYRGDIITKEECERRRRLYHNALEVFLFQLLFNGRLLWVDAAREDGSLGRLINDNHINTNSKMKIINVDRKPYLCLFATKDISPGQEITYNYDVSEWPWRNKVTSDTEIQTSTSLSCAGQKTGTQKVTSDTEIQTSTSLSCAGENGGTQKVTSDTEIQTSTSLSCAGENGGTQKVTSDTGIQTSTSFSCAGDNTGTQKINVTSDTEIQTSTSLSCAGDNTGTQKICKLYVISVAVSSLDKCASCSGPYNAFKWVRVKCKIILKSSENYARRKTKTMVS; encoded by the exons ATGACTAATCTGAAAAATCATTTGCTAGGTCGGGGAGTATTCAGCTCTAGCCACTATAGAAAAGAAGATTTTCTAGTTGAATATAGAGGAGACATAATAACCAAAGAAGAATGTGAAAGAAGACGCAGACTTTATCATAATGCACTTGAAGTGTTTTTGTTTCAACTGCTTTTTAATGGAAGACTGTTATG GGTTGATGCTGCAAGAGAAGATGGCTCGTTGGGTAGACTTATTAATGACAATCATATAAACACAAACagcaaaatgaaaataatcaatGTTGATAGAAAACCCTATTTGTGCTTATTCGCAACAAAGGACATCAGTCCAGGGCAAGAGATCACTTATAACTATGATGTTTCAGAATGGCCATGGAGGAACAAG GTGACCTCTGACACTGAAATCCAGACCAGTACTTCACTTAGCTGTGCAGGACAGAAAACTGGAACACAGAAG GTGACCTCTGACACTGAAATCCAGACCAGTACTTCACTCAGCTGTGCAGGAGAAAATGGTGGAACACAGAAG GTGACCTCTGACACTGAAATCCAGACCAGTACTTCACTCAGCTGTGCAGGAGAGAATGGTGGAACACAGAAG GTGACCTCTGACACTGGAATCCAGACCAGTACTTCATTCAGCTGTGCAGGAGACAATACTGGAACACAGAAAATAAAT GTGACCTCTGACACTGAAATCCAGACCAGTACTTCACTCAGCTGTGCAGGAGACAATACTGGAACACAGAAG atttgtAAACTTTATGTAATATCAGTAGCTGTGTCAAGCTTGGATAAATGTGCCAGCTGCAGTGGGCCCTACAATGCATTCAAGTGGGTTAGGGTAAAATGTAAAA TCATTCTCAAATCTTCTGAAAATTACGCAAGAAGAAAAACAAAGACCATGGTCTCCTGA
- the LOC137489785 gene encoding uncharacterized protein isoform X1 — MTNLKNHLLGRGVFSSSHYRKEDFLVEYRGDIITKEECERRRRLYHNALEVFLFQLLFNGRLLWVDAAREDGSLGRLINDNHINTNSKMKIINVDRKPYLCLFATKDISPGQEITYNYDVSEWPWRNKVTSDTEIQTSTSLSCAGQKTGTQKVTSDTEIQTSTSLSCAGENGGTQKVTSDTEIQTSTSLSCAGENGGTQKVTSDTGIQTSTSFSCAGDNTGTQKINVTSDTEIQTSTSLSCAGDNTGTQKVNVFDTYKCLIPSRIALRVICVIGYYVIFKMGIVRRCRFLLLKSDWTNRLCVACCSGVGGGVGLGERVTDACCCAPQQQRRLGRAKKYCITIFVK, encoded by the exons ATGACTAATCTGAAAAATCATTTGCTAGGTCGGGGAGTATTCAGCTCTAGCCACTATAGAAAAGAAGATTTTCTAGTTGAATATAGAGGAGACATAATAACCAAAGAAGAATGTGAAAGAAGACGCAGACTTTATCATAATGCACTTGAAGTGTTTTTGTTTCAACTGCTTTTTAATGGAAGACTGTTATG GGTTGATGCTGCAAGAGAAGATGGCTCGTTGGGTAGACTTATTAATGACAATCATATAAACACAAACagcaaaatgaaaataatcaatGTTGATAGAAAACCCTATTTGTGCTTATTCGCAACAAAGGACATCAGTCCAGGGCAAGAGATCACTTATAACTATGATGTTTCAGAATGGCCATGGAGGAACAAG GTGACCTCTGACACTGAAATCCAGACCAGTACTTCACTTAGCTGTGCAGGACAGAAAACTGGAACACAGAAG GTGACCTCTGACACTGAAATCCAGACCAGTACTTCACTCAGCTGTGCAGGAGAAAATGGTGGAACACAGAAG GTGACCTCTGACACTGAAATCCAGACCAGTACTTCACTCAGCTGTGCAGGAGAGAATGGTGGAACACAGAAG GTGACCTCTGACACTGGAATCCAGACCAGTACTTCATTCAGCTGTGCAGGAGACAATACTGGAACACAGAAAATAAAT GTGACCTCTGACACTGAAATCCAGACCAGTACTTCACTCAGCTGTGCAGGAGACAATACTGGAACACAGAAGGTAAATGTATTTGATACCTACAAGTGTTTGATACCTAGCAGAATTGCTCTCCGGGTTATTTGTGTAATTGGATattatgtcatttttaaaatgggaatAGTTAGGAGATGCAGGTTTCTCTTACTAAAGTCAGATTGGACCAATAGGTTGTGTGTTGCATGCTGTTCAGGAGTCGGGGGTGGGGTGGGGCTGGGGGAAAGGGTGACTGACGCATGCTGCTGCGCcccacagcaacagagaaggcttggcagagcaaaaaaatactgcattactatttttgttaaataa